Proteins from a genomic interval of Stigmatopora nigra isolate UIUO_SnigA chromosome 19, RoL_Snig_1.1, whole genome shotgun sequence:
- the cnih2 gene encoding protein cornichon homolog 2 isoform X2, whose product MAFTFAAFCYMLTLVLCAALIFFVIWQIIAFDELRTDLKNPIDQSNPTRARERILNIERICNLLRRLVVPEYSIHGLFCLMFMCAGEWVTLGLNIPLLFYHLWRFFHRPADGSEVMYDPVSVMNADILNYCQKESWCKLGFYLLSFFYYLYSMVYALVSF is encoded by the exons ATGGCGTTCACCTTTGCGGCCTTCTGCTACATGCTCACCTTGGTGCTGTGTGCCGCCCTCATCTTCTTTGTCATCTGgcag attatcGCATTTGATGAACTGCGTACAGATTTGAAAAACCCCATCGACCAGAGCAATCCCACCAGAGCG AGGGAAAGGATTCTCAATATCGAACGAATCTGCAACCTTCTCCGCAGA cTGGTGGTACCAGAGTACTCCATCCACGGGCTCTTCTGCCTGATGTTCATGTGTGCCGGAGAGTGGGTAACACTCGGCCTCAATATCCCGCTTCTCTTCTACCATCTCTGGAG GTTTTTCCATCGCCCAGCCGATGGGTCAGAGGTCATGTACGATCCAGTCAGTGTCATGAATGCTGACATCCTCAACTATTGTCAGAAGGAATCGTGGTGTAAACTGGGATTTTACCTTCTCTCATTCTTCTATTATCTCTACAG taTGGTCTACGCCTTGGTGAGCTTCTAA